The Bryobacteraceae bacterium genome includes a window with the following:
- a CDS encoding peptidase M16 (possible pseudo, frameshifted), with the protein MLLMTAANLPAVDTPPALQIRQKTLKNGLKIVAAEDRSRPVINLQVWYHVGSKDEKPGHAGFAHLFEHIMFRGSKNVGPEEHMRLVRQAGGVVNAYTGFDTTVYWETFPSNYLERMLWLEADRMASLDVSEENFRKEREVVKEERRLRVENPPYGNLLEEVLRNAYIRYPYRHSPIGSAEDLDRATLADVRAFHATYYVPNNATLILVGDFDSAEAFRLAEKHFGPIPRGRPVPRVRTKEPAQKARREASLADPKAPLDAVVAAYHLPPAGHPDSHALEIAASILSAGQSSRLYRKLVYEDQTALTAQGEALFLEGPSLFFSYAIANPGKDIRGILSEMEKILAGMAEKPVSRDELDKAKNQILASFILDRESMQAKADFLGKCAVLLRDPRPL; encoded by the coding sequence ATGCTGCTCATGACCGCCGCCAACCTGCCTGCCGTGGACACCCCTCCTGCCCTCCAGATCCGGCAGAAGACGCTCAAGAACGGCCTCAAGATCGTCGCCGCCGAGGACCGTTCGCGTCCCGTCATCAACCTCCAGGTCTGGTACCACGTCGGCTCCAAGGATGAAAAGCCCGGCCACGCCGGCTTCGCCCACCTCTTCGAGCACATCATGTTCCGCGGCTCGAAAAACGTGGGCCCTGAAGAGCACATGCGCCTCGTCCGCCAGGCGGGCGGCGTCGTCAACGCCTATACGGGCTTCGATACCACCGTCTATTGGGAGACGTTCCCCTCCAACTACCTCGAACGCATGCTCTGGCTCGAAGCCGACCGCATGGCGTCGCTCGACGTCTCCGAAGAGAACTTCCGCAAAGAGCGCGAGGTCGTCAAGGAAGAACGCCGCCTCCGCGTCGAGAATCCCCCCTACGGCAACCTCCTCGAGGAGGTCCTCCGCAACGCCTACATCCGCTACCCCTACCGCCACTCCCCCATCGGCTCGGCCGAGGACCTCGACCGCGCCACCCTGGCCGACGTGCGCGCCTTCCACGCCACCTACTACGTCCCCAACAACGCCACCCTGATTCTGGTGGGCGATTTCGACTCCGCCGAGGCTTTCCGGCTCGCGGAGAAGCACTTCGGCCCCATCCCCCGCGGCAGGCCCGTGCCCCGCGTCCGGACGAAGGAACCCGCCCAGAAGGCCCGCCGCGAGGCCTCTCTCGCCGACCCCAAGGCGCCCCTCGACGCCGTCGTCGCCGCCTATCATCTGCCCCCGGCCGGTCATCCCGACAGCCACGCCCTCGAAATCGCCGCCTCCATCCTTTCCGCCGGGCAGAGTTCGCGCCTGTACCGCAAGCTCGTCTACGAGGATCAGACGGCCCTGACAGCCCAGGGCGAAGCGCTGTTCCTCGAAGGCCCCTCGCTCTTTTTCAGTTACGCCATCGCCAATCCAGGCAAAGACATCCGCGGAATCCTCTCGGAAATGGAAAAAATCCTCGCCGGAATGGCCGAAAAACCCGTCTCCCGGGACGAGCTCGACAAGGCGAAAAACCAGATCCTCGCCTCCTTCATCCTCGACCGAGAGAGCATGCAGGCCAAAGCCGACTTTCTGGGCAAATGCGCCGTCCTTCTCAGGGACCCCCGCCCGCTATAA
- a CDS encoding CDP-diacylglycerol--glycerol-3-phosphate 3-phosphatidyltransferase yields the protein MNLPNALTLLRIFFVPLLVAVLVQEKAVYEVAGRQISNQMVALVIFLAAAGTDLLDGYLARRWNQITTVGMLLDPIADKLLVSAALISLVQIQHVPSWMAVLIIGREFAVSGLRSIAAAEGFTIQASDLGKTKMIAQVAAIALTLMAADWPGLQPAATAALWGAMLFGLISAAGYAREFWRRIDESIKERRRIELLRLEREHRRELRRQRRLARRGLLNPVISRPPESPEKG from the coding sequence ATGAATCTGCCCAATGCTCTGACCCTGCTCCGGATCTTCTTCGTGCCGCTGCTGGTGGCGGTGCTGGTGCAGGAGAAGGCTGTCTATGAAGTGGCGGGGCGGCAGATTTCGAACCAGATGGTGGCGCTGGTGATCTTTCTGGCGGCCGCGGGGACGGATCTTCTCGACGGCTACCTGGCGCGGCGCTGGAACCAGATCACGACAGTCGGCATGCTGCTGGACCCGATCGCCGATAAGCTGCTGGTATCGGCGGCGCTCATCTCGCTCGTGCAGATTCAACACGTCCCGAGCTGGATGGCGGTGCTGATCATCGGGCGGGAGTTCGCCGTGAGCGGGCTGCGGAGCATCGCAGCGGCGGAAGGGTTCACGATCCAGGCGAGCGATCTGGGCAAGACGAAGATGATCGCGCAGGTGGCGGCGATTGCGCTGACGCTGATGGCGGCGGACTGGCCGGGGCTGCAGCCGGCGGCGACGGCGGCGCTGTGGGGGGCGATGCTGTTCGGGCTGATTTCCGCCGCCGGGTACGCACGGGAGTTCTGGCGCCGGATCGATGAAAGCATCAAGGAGCGGCGCCGGATCGAGCTGCTGCGCCTGGAGCGGGAGCACCGGCGCGAGCTGCGCCGGCAGCGGAGGCTGGCGCGGCGGGGGCTGCTGAATCCCGTGATCTCGCGTCCGCCGGAATCGCCGGAGAAGGGCTGA
- a CDS encoding PhoPQ-activated pathogenicity protein, which yields MKRLFIIAAAVALSAFAQTKTETPLDRYVHAPDPAFQWKLVNTIPGNGVTTFVLEMVSQNWLAPDEVDRTEWRHHLAVVRPDRVESDVALLLIGGGRNGSAPPKEADPIAAIIARRTRTVTAELRQVPNQPLSFFGESRQRTEDAIIAYTWKRYLETGDERWPARLPMTKAAVRAMDAVQQFIASEAGGGAKIARWVVTGGSKRGWTTWTTAAVDRRVVAIIPAVIDLLNLEQSFIHHWRVYGFWAPAVSDYVEHGVMDWMGTPQFASLMKIVEPFEYRDRLVMPKFILNSAGDQFFVPDSSQFYFDQLKGEKYLRYVPNTDHGVTRRSDAAESLAAFYESIVRGWKRPEFSWKITPDGKIEAVCKDRPSAVKLWTAANPGARDFRLETIGRAWTSVDVQPRADGVYVAEIPKPARGFAAGFLEFAFPTPGGSSWKFTTAVKVVPDVYPFPPPKPGRPAAAQPAGR from the coding sequence ATGAAACGCCTTTTCATTATCGCCGCAGCAGTTGCTCTATCTGCCTTTGCCCAGACGAAAACTGAAACGCCTCTGGACCGCTATGTCCACGCCCCGGATCCGGCCTTTCAGTGGAAATTGGTCAACACGATCCCCGGCAACGGCGTCACCACCTTCGTCCTCGAAATGGTCTCCCAGAACTGGCTCGCGCCGGACGAAGTCGACCGCACCGAGTGGCGCCACCACCTCGCCGTCGTCCGCCCGGACCGCGTGGAAAGCGACGTGGCGCTGCTCCTCATCGGAGGCGGAAGAAACGGCAGCGCTCCGCCCAAAGAAGCCGATCCCATCGCCGCCATCATCGCGCGCCGCACGCGCACCGTCACCGCCGAGCTCCGCCAGGTGCCCAACCAGCCGCTCAGCTTCTTCGGCGAGTCCCGCCAGCGCACCGAGGACGCCATCATCGCCTACACCTGGAAGCGTTACCTCGAGACCGGCGACGAGCGCTGGCCCGCACGCCTGCCCATGACCAAAGCCGCCGTCCGCGCCATGGACGCCGTCCAGCAGTTCATCGCCTCCGAAGCCGGAGGCGGCGCCAAGATCGCCCGTTGGGTCGTCACCGGCGGCTCCAAGCGCGGCTGGACGACCTGGACGACGGCCGCCGTGGACCGGCGTGTGGTCGCGATCATCCCGGCAGTGATTGACCTGCTGAATCTCGAGCAGTCCTTCATCCATCACTGGCGCGTCTACGGCTTCTGGGCGCCCGCCGTCAGCGACTACGTCGAGCACGGCGTCATGGACTGGATGGGCACGCCGCAATTCGCCAGCCTCATGAAAATCGTCGAGCCCTTCGAATACCGCGACCGCCTCGTCATGCCGAAATTCATTCTCAATTCCGCCGGAGATCAGTTCTTCGTCCCGGATTCATCGCAATTCTATTTCGACCAGTTGAAGGGCGAGAAATACCTGCGTTACGTGCCCAACACCGACCACGGGGTGACCCGCCGCTCGGACGCCGCCGAAAGCCTCGCGGCCTTTTACGAGTCCATCGTCCGCGGCTGGAAACGGCCGGAATTCTCCTGGAAAATCACTCCCGACGGAAAAATCGAGGCCGTCTGCAAGGACCGTCCCTCCGCCGTGAAACTCTGGACGGCCGCCAATCCCGGCGCCCGGGACTTCCGCCTCGAGACGATCGGCCGCGCCTGGACGAGCGTGGACGTCCAGCCCCGCGCCGACGGCGTCTATGTCGCCGAAATTCCGAAACCCGCCCGCGGCTTCGCCGCCGGGTTCCTCGAATTCGCCTTCCCCACCCCCGGCGGCTCCAGCTGGAAATTCACCACCGCCGTGAAGGTCGTGCCCGACGTCTACCCCTTCCCGCCCCCGAAGCCCGGCCGCCCCGCCGCAGCTCAACCCGCCGGCAGGTGA